GATATAGCGTAATCGGTAAGTTCAATAAGGGTGGCAAGCGCCTTTCTAAGTTCGTTTGCTGCTTCGAATTGAACGGTGTCGTCGTTCTGTAGTTCGTCCAACGAAAGCTGCATCTCCCGGATTAGCGGAAGCGCGACCGCCCCCTTGTCTCTAATGATCTTGCGCGTCAGAAAATCATTTGCCTGGATTCCAGTGGTCCCTTCGTAGATCATGTGAATCCGAGCATCCCTGAAATATTGAGACGCTTCGCACTCGACAATATAGCCCATCCCACCGAAGATCTGAACGCCATCTGAACTGACCGCAAATCCAGACTCGGTACACCATGTTTTGACGATCGGCGTGAGGAGCTCGAGCCGGGATTGTGCCGCAATCGAGCCAGCATTTTCTTGGTCGCCGGCAATGTCCATCAGAGAGGCAGCGTAGTAAGCAAGGTTGCGTGCGGCCTCGGTTCGCGATCGCATTGACAGTAGCATGCGCTGAACGTCGGGATGATGAGCTATAGGCACGGGCTTTCGCGAGGGATCCTTCCCTTGTACCCGTTCCAAGGCATATAGGCCAGCAGCCTGTCGCGCGCGTTCCGCGGACGCCACGCCGAAAACGCCGACGTTTATTCTGGCGCGATTCATCAACACAAACATCTGCTGCAGTCCCTGCCCGACGGTGCCGAGCAACTCCGCATATGCTCCAACCTTCTCACCCAGCACGAGGCTCGCCGTCGGACTGCCGTGCAAGCCCATTTTGTTCTCGATCCCCGTGCACTGGATGTCGTTCAATTCTCCTGGCGTTCCATCGGGATTCAGAAGTGTCTTGGTCGTGATGAAAAGGGAGATCGGATTTCCGGGGGCATCAGTCTTTGCCAGAATGAGATGAACGATGTTGTCACTCAGGTCCTGATCTCCGAATGTGATGAACTGCTTCCGGCCGAAAATGCGGTAGCCGTCTCCGTCGGATACGGCGCGGGTCCGTATCAAGCTCATATCGCTGCCTGCCTGCGGCTCCGTCATCATCATCGTGACCGTCCAACGTCCGTTGACGATGTGCGGCAAGTATCTTTCTTTCTGATCGGGAGTGCCGAACCGGCTGACGAGTTCGGCTCCTCCGGCGGCGGCCTGCAACCCCATCGTCAATGACATGTTAGCGGCGTTGAAAATCTCGGCTACCGCCACTGCAACGCTGGTTGGAACACCGGGCCCACCCATCTCCTTGCGAAACTGCAATGTCGACCAGCCGGCATCCACGTATTTCCGGTACGCTTCACGAAAACCGGGAGGCGTCCTCACGCTTCCACTGTCGAAAACGCAACCCTCACGATCGCCTACCGCGTCGAGCGGAGCCAGCACACCCTTTGCGAATCTGGCAGCCTGCATCAAGATGTCGTGGATCGGTTCGGCCGAATCACCGGTCTTCAGGTCAGATACGCCGCCGACGTATTTGAGCGCGTATGCAATGTTTGCGAGCGCGGGCTCGAATTGGCTCATGTTCTAGGCTCTTGGTTTGATGGGAAGTTCGAACGCTTCTTGATCAGGCTTGCTGGAGCACTCCGGCTTCGAGCATTTGCCGGATTTCTTCTTCGCCGAATCCAGCATCCTGCGCCACCGCTACGGTGTGTTCGCCGAGCAATGGGCAAGGCCCTTTCGCGATGTCCGGCACGCTGGACAAATGGACCGGATTCGCGGTCGTTCGTATCGTTCCGTAGGTGGGATCGGGCAATTCGATGATCATGCCGTTCTCGACAGTCTGCGGATGCGCGAGAGCCTCGTCGATACTCAGGACCGGGGCGCAGAGAACGTCCTTCCTCTCAAGCCGTTCGATGCATTCGCCCGTCGTGAAGCGAGCAAATCCGACGCCCAGTATTGTCTCGAGCTGTTCGATGTTCTTCATCTGAACCTCACGCGTGCTGAAAGCGGGGTTCTGCGTGATATCGTCGAGTTCGAGCGCGGAGCATATGTCAGCAATGGGGTTCGGACGAAATACTGCAACGACGGTTATCGCGCCGTCCTTGGTGCGGAAAATTCGCATCGGGTATAACTTCAGCCAGTTAATTTCCTTCTGGCGTAGCATCCATTGCGTCGCTTCCTGCAATTGCATCGCCAGCAAAGTGTCGAGCAAGGAAACATGGAGGCTCTGCCCGCGACCGGTTCTTTCGCGATGGAAGAGAGCCAGTAAGAGACCCTGTGCAAGCAGCATTCCAGCCGTGAAGTCCGCAATGGCAGTCGGATGCAATTGCGGCCGGCCTTCGCGGTCCGGATTGCGCATAGCCAAACCCGATAGGGATTGGGCGAGCAAGTCTTGACCGGGTTTGCCGGCGAGAGGACCTGTTAAACCGAACCCCGAACCGGCGGCGAAAATAAGTCTCGGGTTGAGCGAGGATAGAACTTCGTATCCTAAATCGAGACGTTCGAGAACTCCGGGGCGAAAATTGTGAACCAGAACGTCGGCCTTCTGTGCCAGGCGCCTCAGAAGCTCCGCGCCCGCTGGTTTGGTGATATCGACCGCGACACTTCGCTTGTTTCTATTCAACGCAAGGAAGTTTGTACTTTGTCCGCCGGGCTCGACAAAGGGGTCGAGTGATCTGCTTATGTCGCCATGTCCGGGGCGTTCGATCTTGATTATCTCTGCGCCAAAATCCCCCAAGACCTGGGTTGCCGACGGGCCGAACTGCACTTGCGTCAAATCTACAATCTTGATCCCTGCAAGCGGCAGCTCACTGCTTATCTTCGACACAAGTTTCCTCCGACGTTTTCTTTCGAGCGCATAGTCGGCTCAGTTGCGCAATATAGACGCGCGTTGGCCTATTGACAATTCTTTTCACAATGCGCAATTTGCCCCGGACAACGGCAGTGGGCCGCGTAAATGAAAAACAACAATTCGCGACGATAGAGGGGGGACTGCATGGCGAAGGTGGCTGATCCAAAAGGTGTGGCGGAGATCTCGGCGAGAATC
This genomic interval from Bradyrhizobium sp. CB82 contains the following:
- a CDS encoding CaiB/BaiF CoA-transferase family protein, whose product is MSKISSELPLAGIKIVDLTQVQFGPSATQVLGDFGAEIIKIERPGHGDISRSLDPFVEPGGQSTNFLALNRNKRSVAVDITKPAGAELLRRLAQKADVLVHNFRPGVLERLDLGYEVLSSLNPRLIFAAGSGFGLTGPLAGKPGQDLLAQSLSGLAMRNPDREGRPQLHPTAIADFTAGMLLAQGLLLALFHRERTGRGQSLHVSLLDTLLAMQLQEATQWMLRQKEINWLKLYPMRIFRTKDGAITVVAVFRPNPIADICSALELDDITQNPAFSTREVQMKNIEQLETILGVGFARFTTGECIERLERKDVLCAPVLSIDEALAHPQTVENGMIIELPDPTYGTIRTTANPVHLSSVPDIAKGPCPLLGEHTVAVAQDAGFGEEEIRQMLEAGVLQQA
- a CDS encoding acyl-CoA dehydrogenase, which gives rise to MSQFEPALANIAYALKYVGGVSDLKTGDSAEPIHDILMQAARFAKGVLAPLDAVGDREGCVFDSGSVRTPPGFREAYRKYVDAGWSTLQFRKEMGGPGVPTSVAVAVAEIFNAANMSLTMGLQAAAGGAELVSRFGTPDQKERYLPHIVNGRWTVTMMMTEPQAGSDMSLIRTRAVSDGDGYRIFGRKQFITFGDQDLSDNIVHLILAKTDAPGNPISLFITTKTLLNPDGTPGELNDIQCTGIENKMGLHGSPTASLVLGEKVGAYAELLGTVGQGLQQMFVLMNRARINVGVFGVASAERARQAAGLYALERVQGKDPSRKPVPIAHHPDVQRMLLSMRSRTEAARNLAYYAASLMDIAGDQENAGSIAAQSRLELLTPIVKTWCTESGFAVSSDGVQIFGGMGYIVECEASQYFRDARIHMIYEGTTGIQANDFLTRKIIRDKGAVALPLIREMQLSLDELQNDDTVQFEAANELRKALATLIELTDYAISRSPQDLPSLQAWSVPYLLFFGEVVAGWLTLRAFSEFSRDKVRDADMSKRLGRSLLFLVSHMLPASEAAARSMTRDATPILDEIPG